GACTCTTGAGTGTGTAGAAATAACACTCAGCTGACGATATTAGGGAAGGGACCAGAACTCAAGAGTTCTGGTCCCTTCTATAGACTCAAGAGTCTATAGAAATCACACTCACCTTACGACCAGGACTCTAGAGTCTATGGAAATCACTGTTGTCTTGCGATACACTATAGTAACCTAACTTAacgtttgttttttgttagaCAATGGTTATCCCGTCCAGTTATTGCTTACTTCGCTCATTTAATCTGTTAAAAAATGTCTCCACTTTACGATGGTATCGAAAACATACTATAATATGTAGTctgacatataaaaaaatcaagttgCTAATGTAACGCATAACAATTACCCAGACGATTTTAACAGTAATTTTAACCCACTTATGTGGAGCATGCATACGAGTATATTTCATTACGATGCCTCGGAATTCGGTATaagtggatatatttttatacacgtcAATTTAGgcatttaaaaatcataattcgtAGAATCACgattatttcaaagaaattcGAAAGAATCATAATaaagacattataatattatttatttatagtttattttaaaaccaattattattttaccaaacATACGCAGTGCGCTATCTTACTGACACTCAGATTGATTATTGTTTTAcctttataatttgaaaacataTTAACCTGATATTGTTTTGCTTATAATTGATCTTGACTTAATATTTACTAACTACaatataaggtatttttatccaatgatttttaGTGTcgatgcaattatttttaataatcgttTTATCTAGAATGTAGTGTATGTATATTCCTAATAGTATTAAGTACCGATATgagcaaattaataaataatgacttGCAAAAGTTAACAATGATAAAGTACTGccaaaaaaatgtgtttctaGGGTTattcaaataacaatttaattaggtATCCGATACTGctaatatatcaataatcaaattattattaatttataatttataatgtgtttACGCAGAGAGGAAACGACGAGTATATGACCAGTACGGTAAAGAGGGACTGAATAACTGCAGAGGACGCCGCGCTGCCGCCGACGACGATTATGAATATAGCTACGCTAGCTTCCCGTTCACATTCCGAGACCCCGAAGAGGTTTTCAGAGAATTCTTTGGCGGCTCTTCATTCAGCGATCTTTTCGCAGGTAATATTGTGCtagttttaatgttataaaccGCTTTAATTATTACCTATGTAAGTATTGTAACCAATTGTGTAGAAGTTTTCGGTGGATACaagattttaattgtatttataaagaaaattttatacaatttattccaATGAACTGTTTATTAATGAGTGGAGACCGAATTTAGGCAACTTAAACGAttcaaatgattaaaaaatggTTAAAATATGCATATCATTATATGCAACATCCATTAATGAAATTCCTACGtaacttgtttttttgtttaacagAGTAATGATCTAATAAAATGCTCCTTTGATGAGGCACACAAAGTTCGGTTTATTTCACTTTAGTTATCTTAATGAAAGGTAGTTATATAATGTCGCgtaatattgtgaaaatatgaACCATCCCATGATTTTAGGCATTATATACATAAACCGGCAATAATGGCGAAAATATGCAAATGCCTATAATCCGGTCTTAATAAAtgcgtaatataataatatattagaaacaaaaatattatataaaccatATATTTGTTATGTGCCTAGCATTTGAAAATAGTATTAACGAATAATAGGTATAAACAGTAGGTATTATTTAGACGCCGTGATTGAGACTTTTCGACTTTTCATTTAGTCTTTAATTTATACTACTAGGAAGTGGTAGAGACTAGAGAACGAAAACACATGGCTTAATTACTTTAGCCATTACTCATTTACTTGAACATCATGGATTAGGCTTTAGAGATATAGGTATTCTATAGCTGTGTAGGGCGTAGttaattacttttgtaattagattattaattaggattttttttactgctttgtatgacgagacgagcctgcgGTTCGCctgctggtaagcgatacgaccgcccataaacagcagagacaccatccaacaccttgaattataaagtattgtttggtattccattgcgctcgccatcctgagacacgagatgttttTTGAGTTAGAGTAAAGCCctgtaaagtttttgttttattttagcaaCGCAAAGTGACTTCACCCTTACTTTGATTTGATACTAAGTGGAGTGAAACCCAAGGATAATGTCGACCAGCATGGGATGTTTATATCCCTTGATGATCAGCACAATTATACAGGCCTTCGTAGTTGGTTgttcacatttattaatttgatgtatttttatattttcagaaatCAATGGGCATGGACACCATCACAGACACGGACGCCGGAGTCATCATCCGAGTACCTCTCTCACTTCGTCTCTGTTCAGCCCGTTCGGCTTCGGCATGCAGGGGCTAGACGACATATTTGCTCACGCTGCGTCCAACGGCAACACGTTCACATCGTTCTCCACATTCAACAGCTCACTGGCGGGACCGGGAAGCGCCAACATGAGAAGCACCACTACAACTACACGTATGgttaatggaaaaaaaatcaccACTAAGAAGTAaggactttttttttacttttcgtttaataaacttaaaccAAGAGCTCGATGCGATGAACCCCCGATTATGCCCGATACCTCATTAGGTAGTCATAGTCATTACTAATGATCAGAAATCAGAAATGAAAGAatcagataaatatttatttgtcacCAACAGCACCAGACTATGTGGCTATAGTAAACGACTTTGTCGTATTTATTCTAATGATAGAATTTGGtatgataattattgtattgtgaTCAAAGTATTTATAACTGGCTTCTTCTTGCAACTCTGCGCAGGATTATAAGTCTGTTCCCAGGATAAAATGTAACATACACTTATTTCGAAGTCATGAaataatgtatgtttattttgaatcaGGTATgtagtttcagagattatcCCTCTTTATctaaacttacaaaaaaatattttaatttataagtacatGTAGCAATTAATGTATCGCAAATTGTTTACAAGGTGTAAAAAGTTTGTTAGAAATTTTAAAGTGACAAATAGAATTGAACGAAATTTGACAGGCAGAGACGAAATTCGGAATTAACATAACgcatatacttattttttgctTTCAAGTGATCCCAGTCGCAAGTTGCATAATTGCGTCTTATGCTggcgccacacatagcaaaaatatttaaacacatatgtagcacgggtatttgcgtatatgtgcaaagcgttcaaagttaaaAACTTTGCGTATCCTGGCACATTTGGGCAAAGTTCAGTTTTATGGAGTTGCTTGAAGGAGCACcgattatatggaaacctaaaagtaaaagccataaaaatttaaatttggtcagtgtcGCCTGGATCAGAATAAGGAGTAAATTGTTATCTTGCTCCATATCggagtttttagtttattttacataggtacatgtaataaataattatacttacaaataatacaaGTATACCGCGCCTTCAAAATCGCGGTCCATCGTGTTTGTTGTCTCTTTGAATACTGTAAgcaattttatttgcaaatccTGTGTAGCAGGTCCaggaaataaattcaaatattttgctatgtgtggcgccAGCATTAGAGGCACTGAACACGTTAAAAGGTCGAGCAGCGCAGGTGAATCGAGCTAGCGACGGCGCTAAATACGTGCTATATGGGATCGTTATCTTATACTCAgtttataatgataatgatacGTGATATCAGCCTGTAATGATATTTTTGtcaacaaattaattatgaattaggttaataaaggaaataagcggcgatagcctagttggcagtCGAATGAACTATCGACAAGACTCTTCGCAGGTTAAAAACCATAGGGCACGCCTCTCTGACATTTCTAATagttttgtgtattctttgtgaatttttcgctgaaaatctttataagaattttggatGACATCACATAAGTACCCTATGTGATGTCATCCAAAATTctcataaagattttatttattttattcttataaagatGCCAATCCAAAATAGGCCAACGTGGCGGACTTAAGGTCTAACCCCTCCCactagtagaggaagcccgtgctcaccagtgagacagtatataatacagggctgatattgacTTCttcaaataatatcagccctgactTTATCTGACTTCCTTCTCTG
This genomic window from Manduca sexta isolate Smith_Timp_Sample1 chromosome 17, JHU_Msex_v1.0, whole genome shotgun sequence contains:
- the LOC119188464 gene encoding LOW QUALITY PROTEIN: dnaJ homolog subfamily B member 6-like (The sequence of the model RefSeq protein was modified relative to this genomic sequence to represent the inferred CDS: deleted 1 base in 1 codon), encoding MVDYYRILGVSKTATEAEIKKAYRKLALKWHPDKNPDNADEANRRFKEISEAYEVLSDERKRRVYDQYGKEGLNNCRGRRAAADDDYEYSYASFPFTFRDPEEVFREFFGGSSFSDLFAEINGHGHHHRHGRRSHHPSTSLTSSLFSPFGFGMQGLDDIFAHAASNGNTFTSFSTFNSSLAGPGSANMRSTTTTTRMVNGKKITTKKVTENGRETVMSYENGVLKSKTVNGVPQSLTYS